One window from the genome of Nitrosospira multiformis encodes:
- the apbC gene encoding iron-sulfur cluster carrier protein ApbC has translation MAITEQQVQSALKEITDLSTGKDYVVSNEARNIKIDGDNISLDIVLGYPAKSVIESIRQQVAGKLKTIAGGGDVSVNITSKIVSHSVQRGVKLIPGVKNIIAVASGKGGVGKSATAVNLALALAAEGASVGILDADIYGPSQPQMLGITGRPESPDGKSIESMKAHGIQAMSIGFLIDVETPMVWRGPMVTQALQQLVNDTRWNDVDYLIVDMPPGTGDIQLTLAQKVPVTGAVIVTTPQDIALLDARKGLKMFQKVGIPILGIVENMSTHICSQCGHEEHIFGQGGGEKMCKDYEVEFLGALPLDIRIREHTDAGAPTVVADPDGRIAEIYRGIARRLAVKIDELSLDHSALFANIVIQDT, from the coding sequence GTGGCTATCACCGAACAGCAAGTGCAATCCGCGCTCAAGGAAATTACCGATTTGAGCACGGGCAAGGATTATGTGGTCAGCAATGAGGCGCGCAACATCAAAATAGATGGCGATAATATTTCACTTGATATCGTGCTCGGTTATCCGGCAAAGAGTGTAATCGAAAGTATTCGCCAGCAGGTTGCCGGTAAACTCAAAACCATTGCAGGTGGCGGAGACGTAAGCGTCAATATCACGAGCAAGATTGTTTCTCACAGTGTACAACGCGGAGTGAAGCTCATTCCCGGCGTGAAGAATATCATTGCGGTGGCTTCCGGCAAGGGCGGGGTGGGCAAATCCGCCACGGCGGTAAATCTGGCATTGGCACTGGCTGCGGAAGGTGCTTCTGTTGGCATCCTGGATGCCGATATTTATGGCCCTTCACAGCCTCAGATGCTGGGGATTACCGGCCGCCCCGAATCACCTGATGGCAAAAGCATTGAATCGATGAAAGCGCACGGCATCCAGGCCATGTCCATTGGTTTCCTGATTGATGTGGAGACACCCATGGTGTGGCGCGGGCCGATGGTGACGCAGGCTTTGCAGCAGTTGGTCAATGATACACGCTGGAACGATGTGGATTATCTCATTGTGGATATGCCGCCCGGTACCGGTGATATCCAGTTGACGCTTGCGCAGAAGGTGCCGGTTACCGGTGCCGTTATTGTCACCACCCCGCAGGATATCGCGCTGCTGGATGCTCGCAAGGGGCTCAAAATGTTCCAGAAAGTGGGTATTCCCATCCTTGGCATCGTCGAAAACATGAGTACGCATATTTGTTCTCAATGTGGTCACGAAGAGCATATTTTCGGCCAGGGCGGCGGGGAAAAGATGTGCAAGGATTATGAGGTGGAGTTTCTGGGTGCACTGCCGCTCGATATCAGAATCCGCGAACATACTGACGCGGGCGCACCCACGGTGGTTGCGGATCCCGACGGACGGATAGCGGAGATCTATCGTGGCATTGCCCGCCGCCTTGCGGTCAAGATCGACGAATTGTCACTCGATCACTCGGCATTATTTGCAAACATAGTGATCCAGGATACCTGA
- the metG gene encoding methionine--tRNA ligase codes for MNKRKILVTSALPYANGSIHLGHLVEYIQTDIWVRFQKMQGHEVHYVCADDTHGTPIMLRAEQEGITPKQLIDRVWHEHKTDFDNFHVGFDNYYTTDSPENREFCEDIYRQLEVKGLITQRSVEQFYDPVKQMFLPDRYIKGECPNCHAKDQYGDSCEACGATYSPTNLIDPYSAVSGAIPERKSSKHYFFKLSDPRCKAFLEKWVFESFEGQSGITPEVKRRLQPEAANKMNEWLSGGLVDWDISRDAPYFGFPIPGTNGKKFFYVWLDAPVGYFGSFRNYFKQKQRSQAEIDEFLRPGGNTEMMHFIGKDILYFHALFWPAMLEFSGYRTPTQIYAHGFLTINGQKMSKSRGTFITAESYLAQGLKPEWLRYYYAAKLNDSMEDIDLNFDDFIARVNSDLVGKYINIASRCSGFITKKFAGKLTDTMSEANRKWFNQFLFCELGEGDTFLSRHVSIAYFYDRREYGKAIREMMLAADVANQYVDRMKPWELAKSSEHDLELREVCSVALNMFRILTIYLKPVLPELAMEAERFLGVSPFIWNDANSQNRLLPDGHQINEYKHLMSRIDPKQIEALIKVNQESLQPSKTKQQVQTMDKNSSNSSSSPSSPSSGRENVKDAVPATITIDDFTRIDLRVAKIIDAEHIEGADKLLKLTLDVGIGQRTVFAGIKSAYDPAQLKGRLTIMVANLTPRKMKFGLSEGMVLAAGGEDGGPYLLAPDEGAQPGMKVK; via the coding sequence ATGAACAAGCGAAAAATTCTCGTTACTTCCGCCCTGCCCTACGCTAACGGCAGCATCCATCTCGGCCATCTGGTGGAATACATTCAGACCGACATCTGGGTGCGTTTCCAGAAAATGCAAGGGCATGAGGTGCATTATGTGTGTGCCGATGATACGCACGGCACACCGATCATGCTTCGCGCCGAGCAGGAAGGTATTACGCCCAAACAATTGATAGATCGTGTGTGGCACGAGCATAAAACTGATTTCGATAACTTCCATGTCGGTTTCGACAACTACTACACTACAGATTCGCCCGAGAACCGGGAGTTTTGCGAAGATATCTACCGTCAGCTCGAAGTTAAGGGCTTGATCACCCAACGCTCGGTCGAGCAGTTTTATGATCCTGTCAAGCAGATGTTCTTGCCCGATCGCTATATCAAGGGCGAATGCCCGAATTGCCATGCCAAAGACCAATATGGGGACTCCTGCGAAGCTTGCGGTGCGACGTATTCACCAACCAATCTGATCGACCCGTACTCCGCTGTTTCCGGCGCAATCCCGGAACGCAAATCCTCAAAACATTATTTCTTCAAGCTTTCCGATCCGCGCTGCAAGGCTTTCCTTGAGAAATGGGTTTTTGAATCATTTGAAGGCCAATCTGGCATCACGCCAGAAGTAAAACGACGGCTTCAACCGGAGGCTGCCAATAAAATGAATGAGTGGCTTTCGGGCGGACTGGTTGATTGGGACATTTCCCGCGATGCCCCCTATTTTGGCTTTCCGATTCCCGGCACAAATGGCAAGAAATTCTTCTATGTCTGGCTGGACGCTCCCGTGGGCTATTTTGGCAGTTTCAGGAATTACTTCAAACAGAAGCAGCGATCTCAGGCAGAAATTGACGAGTTTCTGAGACCCGGCGGCAATACCGAAATGATGCACTTCATCGGGAAAGACATTCTCTATTTTCACGCCCTGTTTTGGCCAGCGATGCTGGAATTCTCCGGCTACCGCACCCCAACCCAAATTTACGCCCACGGATTCCTTACCATCAATGGACAGAAGATGTCCAAATCCCGCGGGACGTTCATTACCGCAGAAAGCTATTTAGCCCAGGGTTTGAAACCGGAATGGCTGCGCTACTACTATGCTGCAAAACTCAATGACAGCATGGAAGATATTGACCTCAATTTCGATGATTTCATTGCGCGAGTTAACAGCGATCTGGTAGGAAAATACATCAATATAGCCAGCAGGTGCTCAGGTTTTATTACCAAGAAATTTGCCGGCAAGCTTACCGACACTATGTCAGAGGCCAACAGAAAATGGTTCAATCAGTTTCTTTTCTGCGAATTGGGTGAAGGGGATACCTTTCTCAGTCGCCACGTCTCAATCGCATACTTTTATGATCGCAGGGAATACGGCAAGGCGATAAGGGAAATGATGCTTGCGGCGGACGTCGCCAACCAATACGTAGACCGGATGAAGCCATGGGAATTGGCAAAAAGCAGCGAACATGACCTCGAATTGCGGGAGGTGTGCAGTGTGGCGTTGAATATGTTCCGAATTTTGACTATTTATCTAAAACCGGTACTGCCAGAACTTGCCATGGAAGCCGAACGATTTCTTGGGGTAAGCCCCTTTATCTGGAACGATGCCAACTCACAAAATAGATTATTACCTGACGGTCATCAGATTAACGAGTATAAGCATCTTATGAGCCGCATCGATCCCAAACAGATCGAGGCGTTGATCAAAGTCAATCAAGAAAGCCTGCAACCGTCAAAAACCAAACAACAAGTGCAAACCATGGATAAAAATTCCTCGAACTCTTCCTCCTCGCCATCCTCGCCATCCTCGGGCAGGGAGAACGTAAAAGATGCCGTGCCGGCAACTATCACGATTGACGATTTCACCAGGATTGATCTCAGAGTGGCAAAAATCATTGATGCCGAGCATATTGAAGGCGCAGATAAATTGCTGAAGCTCACCCTGGATGTAGGGATAGGGCAACGCACGGTTTTCGCCGGTATAAAATCGGCCTACGATCCGGCGCAGCTCAAAGGCCGCCTGACCATTATGGTAGCCAATCTTACGCCACGCAAAATGAAATTCGGCCTCTCGGAGGGAATGGTGCTGGCTGCCGGGGGTGAGGACGGCGGACCTTACCTGCTCGCCCCGGATGAGGGAGCGCAACCGGGAATGAAGGTTAAATAG
- a CDS encoding PA4780 family RIO1-like protein kinase encodes MKIPKRIEPLVEEGLVDEVICQLMSGKEAMVYVVRCGEAICCAKVYKEANARSFRQSVDYTEGRRVKNSRRARAMEKGTRYGRKAQEDAWRSVEVDSLCRLAAAGVCVPRPYNFFEGVLLMELVTGANGEAAPRLNDLALTAEQARTHHLTLIRQVVRMLCAGIVHGDLSEYNVLAGSDGLVIIDLPQAIDAAANNNARGMLVRDMDNLAAYFGRFAPELLTTDYGREIWSFYQSGRLLPETKLTGYFERDERPADVSSVMREVDAALKEEAERQRYKQEMASRIPS; translated from the coding sequence ATGAAAATTCCGAAAAGAATTGAACCGCTCGTCGAGGAGGGCCTGGTCGATGAAGTCATCTGCCAGCTCATGAGCGGCAAGGAAGCCATGGTCTACGTGGTTCGCTGCGGAGAAGCAATTTGTTGCGCCAAGGTATACAAAGAAGCTAACGCGCGCAGCTTCCGCCAGAGTGTCGATTACACCGAAGGCCGCAGAGTGAAGAACAGCCGCCGCGCCCGCGCTATGGAGAAGGGCACCCGTTATGGGCGCAAGGCGCAGGAAGATGCCTGGCGAAGCGTGGAAGTGGATTCCTTGTGCCGTCTTGCCGCCGCTGGCGTATGTGTGCCGCGGCCCTATAATTTCTTCGAAGGCGTGCTGCTGATGGAACTGGTGACCGGCGCCAATGGCGAGGCCGCCCCCCGGCTCAATGATCTGGCGCTCACGGCGGAACAGGCGCGCACGCACCACCTCACCCTTATCAGGCAGGTGGTGCGCATGCTTTGCGCCGGTATCGTTCACGGCGATTTGTCTGAATACAATGTGCTTGCCGGCAGCGACGGACTTGTCATTATCGACCTGCCTCAGGCCATTGACGCGGCGGCCAACAACAACGCCCGCGGTATGCTGGTACGCGACATGGATAACCTCGCCGCCTACTTTGGCCGCTTTGCTCCCGAATTGCTCACGACTGACTATGGCAGGGAAATATGGTCGTTCTACCAGAGCGGGAGATTGCTTCCGGAGACGAAGCTGACCGGCTATTTTGAGCGTGACGAGAGACCGGCTGATGTAAGCAGCGTCATGCGGGAAGTGGACGCCGCACTCAAAGAAGAAGCGGAACGGCAACGATACAAGCAGGAAATGGCAAGCAGGATACCCTCCTGA
- a CDS encoding winged helix-turn-helix transcriptional regulator: protein MNDDKTMEGEFAFERSCCPLTNALDIFGDKWTLLIIRDLVLGKRRYLELISSPEKIASNILADRLKKLEAAGVISRQAYQQKPARYEYFLTQKGESLAPVLAAMISWSQEYYPGTQLFPAVR from the coding sequence ATGAATGACGATAAGACGATGGAAGGAGAATTTGCTTTCGAGAGGTCGTGCTGTCCGCTCACGAATGCATTGGATATTTTTGGCGATAAATGGACGTTGCTGATTATTCGGGATCTGGTTCTGGGCAAACGCCGCTACTTGGAATTGATATCCTCACCGGAGAAAATCGCTTCAAATATCCTTGCAGATCGCTTGAAGAAATTGGAAGCCGCGGGTGTCATTAGCCGACAGGCCTATCAGCAGAAGCCTGCACGCTATGAGTACTTTCTTACACAGAAAGGTGAAAGTTTGGCGCCGGTGCTGGCGGCCATGATTTCCTGGAGTCAGGAGTATTACCCCGGTACTCAGCTATTCCCCGCGGTCAGGTAA
- the gshA gene encoding glutamate--cysteine ligase encodes MSNKLAYKWRKASIDASLRSVLVGGLKGIEKESLRITRAGSLSQLPHPRQLGAALTHPHITTDYSEALLELITPALADASQMLGFLTDLHQYVCAHIGDELLLAASMPIGDLRDPVIPIAEYGTSNVGRMKHIYRRGLSYRYGRCMQVIAGIHFNYSLPEPFWPQYQHFMKHSGDLQSFTTQAYMGMIRNLQRYGWLILYLFGSSPAVGKSFIDSRQSAHARTLEKFDETSYYKPYATSLRMSEIGYLNPVQSMFHISFNSMEEYIRDLRRATTIPYLGYERIGAKVGGQYRQLNTHFLQIENEYYTSVRPKQPTRPNERPLQALGSRGIQYIEIRAVDVDLFEPAGISIETMRFLEALSLFCLFQSNAGHDLRQHEEISGNALAVANRGRDPELKLLDHGREIPLRQWALRLCGQMQEICEILDYGDRDKPYTQALSKQVEVIHHPELTASARMLSAMRTQKMSITELVLQKSHEYTRDFRQCTLDASVKRRFDLEVETSLAQQQQLDATHEIPFDHYLSNYFQDAAASSMLSQNLPQNIPDPMIETAAR; translated from the coding sequence ATGTCAAACAAATTAGCTTATAAGTGGCGTAAAGCATCCATCGACGCATCCCTCCGGTCGGTATTAGTGGGTGGTCTGAAAGGGATCGAGAAGGAAAGCCTGCGCATCACCCGCGCCGGATCCCTCTCGCAGCTGCCTCATCCGCGTCAGCTCGGGGCTGCATTGACGCATCCGCATATCACCACGGATTATTCCGAGGCGCTATTGGAATTGATCACGCCGGCATTGGCGGATGCAAGCCAGATGCTGGGGTTTCTGACGGATTTGCATCAATACGTCTGCGCGCACATCGGTGATGAATTGTTGCTGGCAGCCAGCATGCCGATCGGCGATTTGCGGGACCCGGTCATTCCCATTGCCGAGTATGGTACCTCCAATGTGGGGAGGATGAAGCATATCTACCGGCGGGGGTTGAGCTACCGCTACGGCCGTTGCATGCAGGTCATCGCCGGTATCCATTTCAACTATTCGCTGCCCGAGCCATTCTGGCCGCAATATCAGCATTTCATGAAGCATTCCGGCGATCTGCAATCGTTCACGACGCAGGCGTATATGGGAATGATCAGGAACTTGCAGCGTTATGGCTGGCTGATCCTGTATTTGTTCGGTTCGTCCCCGGCGGTCGGCAAGAGCTTCATCGATAGCCGTCAGTCTGCGCATGCCCGCACTTTGGAGAAGTTCGATGAGACTTCTTATTACAAGCCTTACGCGACTTCTTTGAGGATGAGCGAGATCGGCTATTTGAATCCGGTTCAATCGATGTTTCATATTTCCTTTAACAGTATGGAGGAGTACATCCGTGACTTGCGCCGGGCGACTACGATCCCTTATCTCGGCTACGAGCGGATCGGGGCAAAGGTGGGCGGCCAGTACCGGCAGTTGAATACCCATTTCCTGCAAATCGAGAACGAGTATTACACTTCGGTGCGGCCGAAGCAGCCGACGCGACCCAATGAGCGGCCGCTGCAGGCGCTGGGAAGCCGGGGGATTCAGTATATTGAGATACGCGCGGTGGATGTCGATCTGTTTGAGCCTGCGGGTATTTCGATCGAGACCATGCGCTTTCTCGAGGCATTGAGTCTTTTCTGTTTATTCCAGTCCAATGCGGGGCATGACTTGAGGCAGCATGAGGAGATTAGCGGGAATGCGTTGGCGGTGGCCAACCGGGGCAGGGATCCGGAGCTGAAGCTGTTGGACCATGGGCGGGAGATTCCGCTGCGGCAATGGGCGCTGAGGCTGTGCGGGCAAATGCAGGAGATCTGTGAGATCCTGGATTATGGCGATCGCGATAAACCCTACACCCAGGCGTTGAGCAAACAGGTCGAAGTGATCCATCACCCCGAGTTGACCGCTTCGGCCAGGATGCTGTCGGCCATGCGGACGCAAAAGATGTCGATTACCGAGCTGGTGTTGCAGAAATCCCATGAATACACCCGCGACTTCAGGCAGTGTACATTGGATGCTTCGGTGAAGAGGCGCTTTGATCTCGAGGTCGAAACATCGCTGGCGCAGCAGCAACAGCTGGATGCCACGCATGAGATTCCTTTCGATCACTACCTGAGCAACTATTTCCAGGATGCCGCCGCCAGCAGCATGCTTTCGCAGAATCTACCTCAAAATATACCGGATCCCATGATCGAAACTGCTGCTCGATGA
- the gshB gene encoding glutathione synthase: protein MKLAFILDQLDSIKTYKDSSFAMMREAAARDYQLFTLQQGDLAWRGARTVGFARALELTGKADDDGHRWYQAKEPEEIPLQEFDAILMRKDPPFNMEYVYTTYLLELAESQGARIFNSPRAIRDHNEKLAIAKFPQFIPPTLVTRQESLIRNFLAEHRDIVLKPLDGMGGASVFRIHSADHNIGVILETLTHYGTRTIMVQRYIPDIAQGDKRILLIAGKPVPYSLARIPKPGETRGNLNAGGTGIAQPLTRRDRDIAEALGPVLYDEGLMLVGLDVIGDYLTEINVTSPTGMQEIANQTDFNSAKMMVDALENCVAERRTVVAPSPETEPLP, encoded by the coding sequence ATGAAACTTGCCTTCATTCTCGACCAACTGGATTCCATCAAGACTTACAAGGACTCGAGCTTCGCCATGATGCGTGAAGCGGCAGCCCGTGATTATCAGTTGTTTACCTTGCAGCAAGGCGACCTGGCATGGAGGGGCGCGCGGACCGTGGGGTTTGCGCGTGCGCTGGAATTAACCGGCAAAGCGGATGACGATGGGCACCGCTGGTATCAGGCAAAGGAGCCGGAGGAAATCCCGCTGCAGGAATTCGATGCCATTCTGATGCGCAAGGACCCGCCGTTCAACATGGAATATGTCTACACCACTTACCTGCTGGAATTGGCGGAAAGTCAGGGGGCACGTATCTTCAATAGTCCGCGGGCGATACGCGATCATAACGAAAAACTTGCTATAGCCAAGTTTCCGCAATTTATCCCGCCTACCCTGGTGACCCGGCAGGAATCTCTGATTCGCAATTTTCTGGCCGAACACCGCGACATTGTGCTCAAGCCACTCGACGGCATGGGAGGAGCCAGCGTGTTTCGCATTCACAGTGCCGATCACAACATCGGTGTGATCCTGGAAACCCTTACGCACTATGGCACGCGCACAATTATGGTTCAGCGGTATATTCCCGATATTGCTCAAGGTGACAAACGCATTCTGCTGATCGCCGGGAAACCGGTGCCTTATTCGCTCGCCCGCATTCCCAAGCCGGGCGAAACACGCGGCAATCTTAATGCAGGCGGGACCGGTATTGCACAGCCGCTCACCCGGCGTGATCGTGACATCGCTGAAGCGCTGGGTCCCGTACTATATGATGAAGGCTTGATGCTGGTAGGGCTGGACGTGATTGGTGATTATCTCACCGAAATAAATGTGACCAGTCCAACCGGCATGCAGGAGATCGCCAATCAGACTGACTTCAACTCCGCGAAAATGATGGTGGATGCGCTCGAAAATTGTGTAGCGGAGCGGCGCACGGTTGTCGCTCCTTCCCCTGAAACAGAGCCTCTCCCATGA
- a CDS encoding ABC transporter permease, with amino-acid sequence MTGFVTLLHKELLRFWKVGFQTVFAPILSSLLYLLIFSHALSEHAHAYAGVTYTVFLIPGLVIMAMLQNAFANSSSSLTQSKVSGNHVFMLLSPLSYQEIFTAYVLASVVRGLLVGLGIYVVTLGVFEVPLYSFPWVFVFAVMGTALLGALGIIAGIWAEKFEQLAALQNFIILPLTFLSGVFYTTRSLPPFWQELSHLNPFFYVIDGFRYGFFRTSDVSPYLSLGILAACFLGISWGTLHMLKSGYQIRQ; translated from the coding sequence ATGACCGGATTTGTTACCCTGCTTCATAAGGAACTGCTGCGATTCTGGAAGGTGGGGTTCCAGACCGTATTTGCGCCCATATTATCCTCATTGCTTTATCTGCTGATTTTCTCCCATGCACTGTCAGAACATGCACACGCCTATGCCGGCGTAACCTATACGGTTTTCCTGATTCCCGGCCTGGTGATAATGGCCATGCTGCAAAACGCTTTTGCTAACTCCTCATCGAGCCTGACTCAGTCGAAGGTCTCAGGCAATCACGTCTTCATGCTGTTATCGCCGCTTTCTTATCAGGAAATATTCACGGCCTATGTGCTGGCGTCGGTGGTTCGGGGTCTGCTGGTCGGACTAGGTATCTACGTGGTGACACTGGGAGTTTTTGAGGTTCCCCTATACTCGTTTCCATGGGTATTCGTATTTGCCGTGATGGGCACCGCGTTGCTGGGTGCCTTAGGCATTATTGCGGGGATCTGGGCGGAAAAATTTGAGCAGCTTGCCGCGTTGCAAAACTTCATTATCCTGCCACTTACGTTTTTATCGGGCGTATTCTATACGACTCGCTCATTGCCTCCATTCTGGCAGGAATTGTCGCACCTGAATCCGTTCTTTTACGTGATTGACGGATTTCGTTATGGCTTTTTCCGCACCTCCGACGTATCCCCCTATCTAAGCCTCGGGATTCTGGCGGCGTGTTTCCTGGGAATATCGTGGGGAACACTGCATATGCTGAAGAGCGGTTACCAAATCCGCCAATAA
- a CDS encoding glutathione S-transferase family protein, which translates to MVILYQLERTWGIPNLSHFCCKTETYLRMADIKYAIKATLPLFAPKRKLPYIEDGDLKLADSRFIIRHLKTKYKDLDAGLTPSESALSLAMQRLLEEHLFWATMYSRWQYTDANWQVNKKAIFGVMPPVIRDLAAAYYRQRIQRQILGHGTGRHKAEEIFELGMQDIDALSACLGNKKYFLGDQPTSLDASAFGFLINTLGCPIESPLKEHSLSKDNLRNYVDRIKAEYYPELRQQQS; encoded by the coding sequence ATGGTGATACTTTATCAGCTGGAACGCACATGGGGCATTCCGAATCTCAGCCATTTCTGCTGCAAGACCGAAACCTATCTGAGAATGGCAGATATTAAATATGCTATTAAAGCAACCCTTCCGTTGTTTGCGCCGAAGCGCAAGCTGCCATATATCGAAGACGGCGATCTCAAATTAGCGGACTCACGTTTCATCATACGACACCTCAAAACCAAATATAAGGATCTGGACGCAGGGTTAACCCCGTCAGAGTCGGCACTGTCGCTCGCGATGCAGCGCTTGCTCGAAGAGCATCTGTTTTGGGCGACAATGTATTCGAGGTGGCAGTATACAGACGCAAATTGGCAAGTGAATAAAAAAGCGATTTTTGGTGTAATGCCTCCTGTCATTCGCGATTTGGCAGCAGCCTATTATCGCCAAAGGATCCAGCGGCAGATTCTGGGACATGGTACAGGACGGCATAAGGCCGAAGAGATCTTTGAGCTCGGTATGCAGGATATTGATGCGTTATCAGCATGCCTTGGGAATAAGAAGTATTTCCTGGGCGATCAACCGACCAGTCTGGATGCCAGTGCCTTCGGATTTTTGATCAACACCCTCGGCTGTCCGATTGAATCTCCACTCAAGGAACACAGTTTGTCAAAAGACAATCTGAGAAATTATGTTGATCGGATCAAGGCGGAATATTATCCGGAATTGCGTCAACAGCAGAGTTGA